Proteins from a single region of Lysinibacillus sp. JNUCC-52:
- a CDS encoding DUF2500 domain-containing protein, translating to MNSAAKTVTKRTDTGGSGNSSAHTSYYVTFEVQSGDRLELKLNGRSYRQLAEHDFGILTFQGTRFKTFERHKKESYDE from the coding sequence ATTAACAGTGCCGCCAAAACCGTTACAAAACGGACAGACACAGGTGGTTCAGGCAACTCTAGTGCTCATACCTCCTACTATGTCACTTTTGAAGTTCAAAGTGGAGATCGTTTAGAGCTAAAGCTCAATGGTAGAAGCTATCGGCAGCTAGCTGAACATGACTTTGGCATATTAACGTTTCAAGGTACTCGCTTTAAAACATTTGAACGCCATAAAAAAGAGAGCTACGATGAATAA
- a CDS encoding DUF5839 family protein, translating into MSPCLVAEVFREELEDTGKRYKRIIGVLEKRQ; encoded by the coding sequence ATGTCACCCTGTTTAGTAGCAGAAGTTTTTCGGGAAGAATTAGAAGATACAGGAAAACGATATAAAAGAATTATAGGGGTTTTGGAAAAGCGCCAGTAA